Proteins encoded in a region of the Heterodontus francisci isolate sHetFra1 chromosome 19, sHetFra1.hap1, whole genome shotgun sequence genome:
- the rab43 gene encoding ras-related protein Rab-43, with amino-acid sequence MSGPVDPDEPYDFLFKVVLIGDAGVGKTCVVQRFKSGIFVEKQGNTIGVDFTMKTLEIQGKRVKLQIWDTAGQERFRTITQSYYRSANGAIIAYDISKRGSFESVPRWIEDVKKYAGSNIVQLLIGNKSDKNEAREVQSQEAQTLAVHYDMASVLETSAKDSSNVEEAFTKMATELMLRHAGPMFTEKATESIKLNSKDVNEGWGCSC; translated from the exons ATGTCGGGGCCTGTGGATCCGGACGAGCCTTACGATTTTCTGTTTAAAGTCGTTCTGATTGGAGATGCCGGCGTCGGGAAAACTTGCGTCGTCCAGCGGTTCAAATCGGGAATTTTCGTGGAGAAACAGGGCAACACGATCGGGGTGGACTTTACAATGAAAACGTTAGAGATTCAGGGCAAGCGGGTGAAA TTGCAGATATGGGACACGGCTGGACAAGAACGATTTAGGACAATTACACAAAGTTATTATCGAAGTGCTAATGGTGCGATTATTGCTTATGACATTAGCAAAAGGGGATCTTTTGAATCTGTGCCACGGTGGATAGAAGATGTGAAGAAGTATGCAGGTTCAAACATTGTGCAATTATTAATTG GTAACAAGTCTGATAAGAATGAGGCCCGAGAGGTTCAATCCCAAGAAGCCCAAACTCTTGCAGTTCACTATGATATGGCATCTGTATTAGAAACTTCTGCCAAAGATTCTAGCAACGTGGAAGAAGCTTTTACAAAAATGGCCACAGAGCTCATGCTGAGACATGCTGGGCCAATGTTCACTGAAAAAGCAACCGAAAGCATCAAATTAAACAGCAAAGATGTGAATGAAGGATGGGGATGTAGCTGCTGA